The Chengkuizengella sediminis DNA window AAAATACACCTATTGTTAAAAGAATAAGACCACTAGATTTTGAATTTGAATGATTCAACATATTTAATATACCTAAAAAAACTAATATCAGTGGCCAAAAATTTCTAAATAAATAGCCTAAATTCAAATCTATGATTTCCGTACTATTTAATAATAGAAATACGCCCATGATAATCACGATGATTCCAAACATGTATTTCCCTTTCATTTGTTTCCCCACCTTTACTTTAGTTTCATCTAGCATATGAATATGAAACATATTTATTACTGGAAAAGAGGAGAGAATTAATCTCCTCCACCACCATCTCCACCGCCGAAGTCACCAACGTTACTATCACCACCTCCGGAGTGAGAAGTTGAGTCATGTGATCGATTAGAACTTCTCTTACTGTCTCCAAATATTAAATTTGAAACAATAATAAGTACACATATTAATATAAAAAATATAAAGATGAATCCTATTCCTGATGGCATAAAACTCCCCCTTTATTAGACACTTATCTTTTATTTTATTCGAAATGAAAAACAATGTATACTTGATAATTTAAGTACACTGACTGTTTTCTGTAAAGAAAACTCGCCGATTGGCGAGCCTTAAGCGAAGACAGAAGGGTAGTTGCACTTATACTTTACTCCATTAAAATATTTATAAATTCTTAAAGTGAAACAAAAACGATCGATATCAGAATGGTGGAATCCCATAAGAAAAAAGTACTTGTCAAATGTATCATAAATATTATCATTTCATAATGATATTAAAACAAGTATAATTGAAAAAAGAGTATCAGATTATGAACAAATGAATAAACTGATAAAGACCGCAGATGTGCCAGCATCTACGGTCTTACAATGATTGCCTCAGGGTGATCGGTAATAAAGATGAATAGTCCCCCAACATAAACTGGGTTAATGGGGGATTATTTTTTTTTGAGGTATGAAAGTAAAGTTAGAATAAGCATACTGAACATGATCATCAATATTAATGCATCATTAATTTCCATGGCGTCACCTCCTTTCTCAGGAGATGGGCCAATCACCAGTGAGTGCTATATCCCATTGCTAACATATTATACCACATTTTGTCGAATCAAACGCTTGTTCTATTCATTAAATTTAGTGTTTTACACTTTATTTTTTCGTACGATTCGCTATTTCCATTGCACGTTCTGTTCCTTTTGCTGCCTGGTCTAATGCTTCCTGTGGAGCCATTCCTTGATATAAATTTTCCAACGCAGTTACAACCTGTTGTCTTGATTCAGGAAATACGGATATTAACGCTCCTTGTGTTGCAGGTTGTGACTTCGTTGATTGTAATTGTTCAACGGTTACTTTAAGCTGTGGGTATTTTGAATGCTCATCTTTCACTAATTGCTCATCATAAGCCGCTGGTGTTATAGCAAAATATCCTGTTTCAACATGCCATATCGCTTGAATTTCTGGGGTTTGCAAATATTTCATAAAATTCCATGCCCCCTCCTGTATGCTCTCATCAATTTCTTTTGATAACCACAACGAAGCGCCACCTATCACTACCCCTTGAGGTACCATATTATCAGGAAAAGGAATAAATCCTACCCCTACTTCAAAAGGAGAATTTTCAATAGCAGTACGAACTCCTGACGAAGAATCCATATACATAGCTACCTTACCAGATTGGAAAGCGGCACGAATATCATCCCAATTGGATCCAAAATTACCAAACGTCCCTGCTTTATTCATATCGTTTAATAAATTAAAAATTCTCAGTCCTTCTTCACCATTGAACAATGCATTTTCTGCATCACCCGAACGCCCATTGTTTTCATCTACATATAACCCTCCTTGTGTTGCTAGGAGCTGTTCAAAAAACCAACCATATGTCAACATTGAAAAACCGTATCGATCTGTGACATTACCATTCACAGTAGTTAATTTTTTAGCTGCTTCTTTGATCTCACTATATGTACGTGGTGCTTTATCCGCTTCTAAACCAACTTCAGTAAAAGCATCCTTATTATAAATTAAAACAGGTGTTGATGAATTAAATGGCATAGAGTAAAATTTCCCCTCAACTTTGTAGTAATTAACAATGTTCTCTTCCAATAAATCCATATCGTAATCTTCTTTATCAATAAAAGTTTGGATCGGTTCAAAAAAACCACTATCAATCATATATTTTGTTCCAACTTCAAATGTTTGCATTATAGCTGGCGCATCATCTGTACCACCTACACTCCGTAGTTTAGTTAAAGCTTCTTCATATGAGCCTTGGTATTCAGCAACAATTTCATATTCGTTTTGAGATTGATTGTACTTATTAACAAGGCTATCTAACGTTTCTTGCAATGTTCCCCCCATGGAATGCCAGAAGATTACTTGCGTTTTATCTCCATCTTTATTTCCTACCTGCTGCTCCTC harbors:
- a CDS encoding putative holin-like toxin: MEINDALILMIMFSMLILTLLSYLKKK
- a CDS encoding ABC transporter substrate-binding protein — translated: MKKIGYSIIILLLVLIMSACSEQTSKSESTKTNESSEEQQVGNKDGDKTQVIFWHSMGGTLQETLDSLVNKYNQSQNEYEIVAEYQGSYEEALTKLRSVGGTDDAPAIMQTFEVGTKYMIDSGFFEPIQTFIDKEDYDMDLLEENIVNYYKVEGKFYSMPFNSSTPVLIYNKDAFTEVGLEADKAPRTYSEIKEAAKKLTTVNGNVTDRYGFSMLTYGWFFEQLLATQGGLYVDENNGRSGDAENALFNGEEGLRIFNLLNDMNKAGTFGNFGSNWDDIRAAFQSGKVAMYMDSSSGVRTAIENSPFEVGVGFIPFPDNMVPQGVVIGGASLWLSKEIDESIQEGAWNFMKYLQTPEIQAIWHVETGYFAITPAAYDEQLVKDEHSKYPQLKVTVEQLQSTKSQPATQGALISVFPESRQQVVTALENLYQGMAPQEALDQAAKGTERAMEIANRTKK